In Caldicoprobacter guelmensis, the genomic stretch ACAATCTTAAGTCATAGGCATAGTTTATTCGCGTGAGTATTGAAGTGTTGGGTTCGATGGCGCGGAAAAAGTCTCTGCAAAATTCAGGGAGTTCTTGTAATACAGTTCGGAGTTTAAGTATATTTTGCTGATCCTGTTGAGCAGTAAACTGTTTTTTTTCAGACACCTCGAGAAGCCCCCTTTACAGTTCTGTAAATTGTACTTTTCGTAAAACTTGTATTTTGCGCATAGTTGTTTATCCCTTATATTGCCCTTTCTCTTCTTCAGCCTGCAAGCAATTTTGAGCCTTTTGGCAAGTAGCCTGTTTAATGGCCAGCCTTGCCAGTTCATCACACCGATTGTTCTTCTCGTTATCGCTGTGCCCCTTTACCTTGACCCACTGGATTTTATGGATTGAAGCAAGCTCAATAAGCCGTTTCCACAGGTCTTGATTAGCAACCGGCTGTTTGTCTGAGGTTTTCCAGTTGCATTGCTGCCATTTGCTTATCCAACCCTTATCAAACGCATTGAACAAGTATGCACTGTCGGTATAGATCTTCACATTGCATGGCTCCTTTAACATTTCAAGGGCTTTTATGGGAGCCATCAATTCCATCCGGTTGTTTGTGGTGTTTTCTTCGTAGCCATATATTTCCTTTTCAATACCCTTGTATGACAGTATAGCTGCCCAGCCGCCTGGGCCAGGATTCCCACTGCATGCACCGTCAGTGTATATTACAACATCCTTCATCTAGGCTGTTCATCCTTTCCTGGGTTTGCAGTTCTCCCAAGGGCTTGCGACTTGATTGCACATGCATTAACCGCTTCGATGACAGCGCTTCTAAACCCCTGCTTTTCCAGATAGCGTATAGCCTCGATGGTAGTGCCTCCGGGTGAAGACACCATATCCTTAACCTCACCAGGGTGTTTCCCCCACTCGGATAACAGCTTGGCGGTTCCTATGACCGTTTGAATGGCCAGCCTGTATGCCAGGTCTCTGGGCAAACCAGCCAGCACTCCTCCATCTGCCATAGCTTCTATAAATAAAGCCACATAGGCCGGGCCGCTCCCGCTTACGGCAGTGACGGCATCCATAAGGCTTTCTGGCACCTCCTCAACTTTTCCTAAGGAAAGCAGTATATCCTTCACCACTTTCAATTCTTCTGGTGAAAGGCTGTGATTGCTGGCCAGTGCCGTCATACCCTCCCCCACAAGAGCCGGCGTATTTGGCATGGTGCGCACCACCTTGCACTTGTAACCTATAAGCTGTTTTATGAAATCGGTGGTAATACCGGCAGCTATTGAGACGAGTATGTGTTTTTCATCAAGACAAGCCTTTATCTCCTGCAACACTTTACTGTATGCATTGGGTTTAACAGCCAGAATAACGATATCGCTACTTGATACCACTTGACAATTATCCTCCGCTGCAGATATCCCCAGTTCTGCAGATAGCTTTTTCAACTTATCTTTGTCTATATCGAAAGCATATATATCACTGGTACGTATTATGCCGCGAGCTATAATTCCTCTCATGATGGCACTTGCCATATTGCCGGCACCTATAAATCCCAAACGGAGGTCTATTTTTTCTTCAGGCATTTATCCTTTGTTCCTCCTTCTAAAAAGCTATCTTTTTTAGAAGATTATATCATAAAAAATGCCATAAGTGTTAGGCTAAAAGAAATTTTTGCTTCAAAACGGGTAAAAATAATATTAAGGGGGTTCTTGACTTGAGGATACAAATGTCATATAATAATAACCGTCACGGAAATGATATAGGGGAGTAGCTCAAGTGGTAGAGTAGCGGTCTCCAAAACCGTTGGTTGCGGGTTCGAGTCCTGCCTCCCCTGCCAAAAGCTAGACGCCATGCGGCTTTCATCCCACTGTACGTTACAGGACAATGTCTAATTTGACCAACGGTCTAATGCTTAATGTATCGAGCTAAATGAGAACCGGTCTATAGTATGGGTAATTTTAAGACCGTAGGTAGACCGGTACTCATGAAGTAAGTGGTAACAACAAAATTGTGGCTATCGGATTAAAAGGTGGGATGTTTGAGAACCGCCGCAAAGTAACAATATCAAAACCCTCTCTTACCTCTTTCTCCGTTGGAAACTAAGAGGTAGAGGGGGTTGTTTTATGCCTACAAAAGGAAGAAAGCCTAGAGATGTCGGGCGTACCTTTGCTTCTCTCTATGAAACATTCATTAGCCTAAAACAAGCAGAAGGATGCAGGGAACGCACCATAAAAGACTACAGGGATACACTCAGGGACTTTTCCAGGTTCTTCGATGTTAACCTGGTTATCACGAATCCTAAGCTATACGATGCTCTCATCGAATACTTCAAGTCTAAAGCGGATAAGCAGCCGGCTACCTACAACCGACCTTATTCTAACCTCCATGCGTTCTTTGAATTCTGTGTCGCACAGTCGTATTTAAGGTCCAACCCACTCAAAGACCTTGGCCTCAAAAAACGCAAAGACGATGGTGAAACTGTACGCCATGTGGATGAGTCTACCCTCGAAAAACTGCTTAAAGCTATAGACAAGAAGACCTATACAGGGTTGCGTGATTATGCCCTTATTCTTCTTACTCTCGATACGGGTATACGACCCAAGGAAGCATTTAGCCTCACAGTTGATGATGTAGATCTAGATAAGTTGGTTGTGCACGTCCGCAAAGAGTATTCTAAAGTGAAGAAAGCGAGGATTCTTCCAATATCCCCTGTTACGGCTGCTGCCATAGGCGAAGTGATTAACATGACTCCTGAAGAATGGGGCAATATGATATTCTACTCCACTACCGGCCTTCCAATGACAACCCATATGTGGACTAAACGGTTATACATGTACAGCAAAAAGATAGGCGTTAAAGTGACACCATATTCTCTACGCCATACATTTGCCATCATGTTTCTTAGAAACGGCGGTAACCAGTTTGCCCTAAAGTACGAAATGGGACATAGTACGATGGCTATGACGTCGCGTTATGTAAAACTAGCACAAATGGATATAGAAAATCAGCATAGGATTGCTTCACCTGTAATCAAACTGGTCAGACGAAGTATAAGGCCTGGCAAAAGAGGCTCAACCAAAAAGTCATAAGCATTAATCTCCACTTAATAGTAAAAGGCCCAGGGAGTATTTCCCAAGGGCCTTTTATACTACCGATATCTGTCTAAGTACGCTTTAAGAAGAGCTTTGAATAACAGGTTATGGTTTGGCACTTTAAGGTGCAGCAGTTCATGCACAATTACTTTAGCCCTGAAATCTGCCGGTTGGTGCAATAGCCATCGAAGATTTTACAGAGATAGTCATAGTCCTGATTCCGTTCCTGGAACAAGATATGATGTTTAGCAAACTTGTCTCGGTCCCAACTGCCATCATCGTAGCGCTTGTATAAGTCATCGTAGGGCGTAGCTGAGATAATGAATGAATCTAGCGTAATATCCTGTCGACCGCTTCTTCGCCCTACCTCCTTTCCTAGCTCGCGTAAGCGCTCCCACAGACTGGCTTTTTCATCGTGCTCGTAAGCCTTAGCGTGTAACATGCCGTGCGGCTCGATAAAGACGATGCGCTGTTTTTTCTCATCCACAATCCACAAGATAAAGTCAGGGTAAAAACCGCTCTCTTCAAAGAAACCCACGCCCTTTCCTCTGCTCAAGTTTCGCAGGAGGAATATTTCCTTTCCCGCCAGCGACTTGTCCTTTTCAGCCTCCCAGTAGTCCTTCAGGTCACGGACGAAGCGTTCTTCACTCTCTTCCAGCAGCGGTGGGTCAGCAGTGAGCACACTGCCTTTTTTGAGAAGCAGAGGCAGATAGATGCTCCGGTCGAAGTAGAGGCGCGGCAAGCCGCTGTTTTCTTCTTTGATAAGTTTATCCATATCTTCGCACAGTTTTTTGATGGCGGTAACTAGGTCGCTGTGTGAACGCGGTACGCGCACGATGTAGGCGGCTTTCTTTTCCTGCACGCTCGGACGGTTGAAAGCCAGGTTAGGATCATCAAGGTCGAGGGGGCGATAGACCAAGTTTTGGCTGTCCCAGCGCTCGTGAGCTCGGCGGTAGAAGATGTCCAGGTACTTGCGCAGAATGGCTGTGACCGCTTCTTGCAAACGGGTGCGGTCAGTGAAGGTACGAGGACGGAACACGGCTTCACTTGCCTTCAGAGTATAGGGAACTTTTTCTAGGATAGTGCGCAGGGTTTCGGGACGAATGACCAGGTTGCTCCAGCCCTTGCGCGCCTTGTAGTCTAGCAGCTCGAGGTAGGCCTGTTCCCAATCCACCAATGTCAGACTTTCTGGCGGGATAGTGGTCGCCTTATATTCGCTTTGGGCGCGAGCGTCCTGCAGGCCCACCGCGCCGCTTTCCAGTACCTGCACTTTGACCGATAAATCCACCCTCAGGCGGATGTTTTCATCAGGGGTGAGCAGGAGTATCGTCTCGGTAGCAAAGTCACGGCCGCTCTCAGGACGCGGTAGCACCAGCCCGCGCTGAAGCATCTGTTCGTTGGTCCATATAGGGAGCGGTAGTTCAACCAGCGGCTCGGTCTCTACCCCTTCTCGTTCAAGATAATCACGGAATTGAGCCATATAATTAGCGCGCACAGCAAAGATGTTGAGTGTCTCCAGCAGTTTGATATACGGTGGATGATTGCCCGGAAGGGCAGCACTACGCTTTAGAGAATGGTTTTTCCCGCGCAAGCGTACACCGCGCCCGAAGAGTTGGATGATTTGTGAACCTTCCCGTCGTCCAATGTTGAGAAGTCCCATGTTGGAGACGCGCCAGGAATTCCAGCCTTCCATGAATTTCTTGGCACCAATAAGAATATTAATCGGCGTGTCGGGGTGGTTGATATCCGTAAAGAGCGAGGAGGCGATAGCGTCTTCCTCCAGTGTGATGCCGGCGCCATCGGCTTCCACCAGTTTTTTGAATTCCGCGGTGTCGCCAATGTAGATGAGACCGAAATACTCCTCGGCGCCGGATGCCCTTAACCCCAGCTCGCCAGCGGCACTTTTAATGTCGCACACGTGCAGACCGCCACCGGCCGGGGAGTGAAAGACCCGCCACAGGATGTCATCGTATAGGGCTTCGGCGGTAAGGCCAGTTTCGCGCACGTACGGGAAGCGCCCGGCGAACAGGTCTATCCCGTCTGGCGTAATCAGACCGCTTTTTCCCGCCAGCAGTTCTTCGATGCCTTTGACCACCCAGTCGCGGTTTGCCAGCACTCGATGGAGAAAACGCACCACAGTTAGCACATCACTGCGCTTCTGTTTGTTCTCGCTGTAGACAGCGTTGACCGTGCTGCCGACGAACACCCAGAGCGGCTTTTCCAAATTGTATGGGCGCAGGACCTCGGCTTGTTCGTCAAACAGGCGCTGCTGCTCATAGAAGGAGAGCAGGTTGCCCAGAAGGAGCAGATCGGTTTTGGCCTCGTCGATCTCATCCTGCAGGTTGAGGATGCGAAAGTCCTTGCCGTAGCCATCCTCGTAAAAGTAGCGGTAGGAGTAGTCAAAGACGATGGCCTTGC encodes the following:
- the rnhA gene encoding ribonuclease HI; this translates as MKDVVIYTDGACSGNPGPGGWAAILSYKGIEKEIYGYEENTTNNRMELMAPIKALEMLKEPCNVKIYTDSAYLFNAFDKGWISKWQQCNWKTSDKQPVANQDLWKRLIELASIHKIQWVKVKGHSDNEKNNRCDELARLAIKQATCQKAQNCLQAEEEKGQYKG
- the proC gene encoding pyrroline-5-carboxylate reductase; amino-acid sequence: MPEEKIDLRLGFIGAGNMASAIMRGIIARGIIRTSDIYAFDIDKDKLKKLSAELGISAAEDNCQVVSSSDIVILAVKPNAYSKVLQEIKACLDEKHILVSIAAGITTDFIKQLIGYKCKVVRTMPNTPALVGEGMTALASNHSLSPEELKVVKDILLSLGKVEEVPESLMDAVTAVSGSGPAYVALFIEAMADGGVLAGLPRDLAYRLAIQTVIGTAKLLSEWGKHPGEVKDMVSSPGGTTIEAIRYLEKQGFRSAVIEAVNACAIKSQALGRTANPGKDEQPR
- a CDS encoding tyrosine-type recombinase/integrase, which gives rise to MPTKGRKPRDVGRTFASLYETFISLKQAEGCRERTIKDYRDTLRDFSRFFDVNLVITNPKLYDALIEYFKSKADKQPATYNRPYSNLHAFFEFCVAQSYLRSNPLKDLGLKKRKDDGETVRHVDESTLEKLLKAIDKKTYTGLRDYALILLTLDTGIRPKEAFSLTVDDVDLDKLVVHVRKEYSKVKKARILPISPVTAAAIGEVINMTPEEWGNMIFYSTTGLPMTTHMWTKRLYMYSKKIGVKVTPYSLRHTFAIMFLRNGGNQFALKYEMGHSTMAMTSRYVKLAQMDIENQHRIASPVIKLVRRSIRPGKRGSTKKS
- a CDS encoding DEAD/DEAH box helicase family protein — its product is MSNGSTQYQKLENRLLLLSWLNSLLGYEKNRELLEDMKQAEEGFDAQGRSHIYYRLISRGSKLKISADDLARYDDNIRAHLAVINARRTQPITLRYFQYLAALYTEIVLDRLFNHKAQLLADLNAFVCQRNTKKLPGEPQDEPFTEADLTKLAYWMATGSGKTLILHLNYYQFLHYNKEPLDNILLVTPNEGLSEQHLAELAASGIPARRFDLNYRGLWSDSKHTVQVIEITKLVEEKRGGGVSVPVEAFEGRNLIFVDEGHKGSSGEAWRKYRDALGKTGFTFEYSATFGQALSAARNDPLTAEYGKAIVFDYSYRYFYEDGYGKDFRILNLQDEIDEAKTDLLLLGNLLSFYEQQRLFDEQAEVLRPYNLEKPLWVFVGSTVNAVYSENKQKRSDVLTVVRFLHRVLANRDWVVKGIEELLAGKSGLITPDGIDLFAGRFPYVRETGLTAEALYDDILWRVFHSPAGGGLHVCDIKSAAGELGLRASGAEEYFGLIYIGDTAEFKKLVEADGAGITLEEDAIASSLFTDINHPDTPINILIGAKKFMEGWNSWRVSNMGLLNIGRREGSQIIQLFGRGVRLRGKNHSLKRSAALPGNHPPYIKLLETLNIFAVRANYMAQFRDYLEREGVETEPLVELPLPIWTNEQMLQRGLVLPRPESGRDFATETILLLTPDENIRLRVDLSVKVQVLESGAVGLQDARAQSEYKATTIPPESLTLVDWEQAYLELLDYKARKGWSNLVIRPETLRTILEKVPYTLKASEAVFRPRTFTDRTRLQEAVTAILRKYLDIFYRRAHERWDSQNLVYRPLDLDDPNLAFNRPSVQEKKAAYIVRVPRSHSDLVTAIKKLCEDMDKLIKEENSGLPRLYFDRSIYLPLLLKKGSVLTADPPLLEESEERFVRDLKDYWEAEKDKSLAGKEIFLLRNLSRGKGVGFFEESGFYPDFILWIVDEKKQRIVFIEPHGMLHAKAYEHDEKASLWERLRELGKEVGRRSGRQDITLDSFIISATPYDDLYKRYDDGSWDRDKFAKHHILFQERNQDYDYLCKIFDGYCTNRQISGLK